One stretch of Rhinolophus ferrumequinum isolate MPI-CBG mRhiFer1 chromosome 5, mRhiFer1_v1.p, whole genome shotgun sequence DNA includes these proteins:
- the RBM47 gene encoding RNA-binding protein 47 isoform X2, with amino-acid sequence MTAEDSTAAMSSDSGAASSAKVPEGVAGAPNEAALLALLERTGYSMVQENGQRKYGGPPPGWEGPHPQRGCEVFVGKIPRDVYEDELVPVFETVGRIYELRLMMDFDGKNRGYAFVMYCHKNEAKRAVRELNNYEIRPGRLLGVCCSVDNCRLFIGGIPKMKKREEILEEISKVTEGVLDVIVYASAADKMKNRGFAFVEYESHRAAAMARRKLMPGRIQLWGHQIAVDWAEPEIDVDEDVMETVKILYVRNLMIETTEDTIKKIFGQFNPGCVERVKKIRDYAFVHFASREDAVHAMNNLNGTELEGSCLEVTLAKPVDKEQYSRYQKAAKGGGTAEVATVQQPSYVYSCDPYTLAYYGYPYNALIGPNRDYFVKGSIRGRGRGAAGNRAPGPRGSYLGGYSAGRGIYSRYHEGKGKQQEKGYELVPNLEISTVNPVAIKPGTVAIPAIGAQYSMFQAAPAPKMIEDGKIHAMEHMISPIAVQTDPASAAAAAAAAAAVIPTVSTPPPFQGRPITPVYTMAPNVQRIPTAGIYGASYVPFAAPATATITTLQKNAAAVYGGYAGYIPQAFPAAAIQVPIHDVYQTY; translated from the exons ATGACCGCAGAGGATTCCACCGCAGCCATGAGCAGCGACTCGGGCGCTGCGTCCTCGGCGAAGGTGCCGGAGGGCGTGGCGGGCGCGCCCAACGAGGCGGCGCTGCTGGCACTGCTGGAGCGCACAGGCTACAGCATGGTGCAGGAGAACGGGCAGCGCAAATACGGCGGCCCGCCCCCCGGCTGGGAGGGCCCGCACCCACAGCGCGGCTGCGAGGTCTTTGTGGGCAAGATCCCGCGCGACGTGTACGAGGACGAGCTGGTGCCCGTGTTCGAGACCGTGGGCCGCATCTACGAGCTGCGCCTCATGATGGACTTCGACGGCAAGAACCGCGGCTATGCCTTCGTCATGTATTGCCACAAGAACGAGGCCAAGCGCGCTGTGCGCGAGCTCAACAACTACGAGATCCGCCCGGGACGCCTGCTTGGTGTGTGCTGCAGCGTGGACAACTGCCGCCTCTTCATCGGAGGCATCCCCAAGATGAAGAAGCGCGAGGAGATCCTGGAGGAAATCTCCAAGGTCACGGAGGGCGTGCTCGACGTGATCGTCTACGCCAGCGCGGCCGACAAGATGAAGAACCGCGGCTTTGCCTTCGTGGAGTATGAGAGCCACCGCGCCGCCGCCATGGCGCGCCGCAAGCTCATGCCTGGCCGCATCCAGTTGTGGGGCCACCAGATCGCCGTGGACTGGGCCGAGCCCGAGATCGACGTGGATGAGGATGTGATGGAGACCGTGAAGATCCTGTACGTGCGGAACCTCATGATCGAGACCACCGAGGACACCATCAAGAAGATCTTCGGCCAGTTCAACCCGGGCTGCGTGGAGCGTGTCAAGAAGATCCGCGACTACGCCTTCGTGCACTTTGCCAGCCGCGAGGACGCCGTGCATGCCATGAACAACCTCAATGGCACTGAGCTGGAGGGCTCATGCCTCGAGGTGACGCTGGCCAAGCCCGTGGACAAGGAGCAGTACTCCCGCTACCAGAAGGCGGCCAAGGGTGGCGGCACAGCCGAGGTGGCAACGGTGCAGCAGCCCAGCTACGTGTACTCTTGCGACCCCTACACGCTGGCTTACTACGGCTACCCCTACAACGCGCTCATCGGGCCCAACAGGGACTACTTCGTGAAAG GCAGCATAAGAGGCCGGGGTCGAGGTGCAGCTGGCAACAGAGCCCCGGGGCCCAGGGGTTCCTACCTCGGGGGATATTCTGCTGGCCGTGGTATATATAGCCGATATcatgaagggaaaggaaagcagcaagaaaaaggataTGAACTTGTACCGAATTTGGAAATCTCTACTGTCAATCCAGTTGCCATTAAACCTGGTACAG TGGCCATCCCTGCCATTGGGGCCCAGTATTCCATGTTTCAGGCAGCGCCAGCTCCTAAAATGATAGAAGATGGCAAAATCCACGCAATGGAGCACATGATTAGCCCCATCGCTGTGCAGACAGACCCGGCCAgtgctgccgccgctgccgccgccgctgccgccgtcATTCCCACTGTGTCAACGCCACCACCTTTCCAG ggCCGCCCAATAACTCCAGTATACACGATGGCTCCAAACGTTCAGAGAATTCCCACTGCCGGGATCTACGGGGCCAGTTACGTTCCATTTGCTGCTCCGGCCACAGCCACGATCACCACACTACAGAAGAACGCGGCCGCCGTTTATGGAGGATACGCAGGCTATATACCTCAGGCCTTCCCTGCTGCTGCTATTCAGGTTCCCATTCATGACGTCTACCAGACATACTGA
- the RBM47 gene encoding RNA-binding protein 47 isoform X3, whose protein sequence is MTAEDSTAAMSSDSGAASSAKVPEGVAGAPNEAALLALLERTGYSMVQENGQRKYGGPPPGWEGPHPQRGCEVFVGKIPRDVYEDELVPVFETVGRIYELRLMMDFDGKNRGYAFVMYCHKNEAKRAVRELNNYEIRPGRLLGVCCSVDNCRLFIGGIPKMKKREEILEEISKVTEGVLDVIVYASAADKMKNRGFAFVEYESHRAAAMARRKLMPGRIQLWGHQIAVDWAEPEIDVDEDVMETVKILYVRNLMIETTEDTIKKIFGQFNPGCVERVKKIRDYAFVHFASREDAVHAMNNLNGTELEGSCLEVTLAKPVDKEQYSRYQKAAKGGGTAEVATVQQPSYVYSCDPYTLAYYGYPYNALIGPNRDYFVKVAIPAIGAQYSMFQAAPAPKMIEDGKIHAMEHMISPIAVQTDPASAAAAAAAAAAVIPTVSTPPPFQGRPITPVYTMAPNVQRIPTAGIYGASYVPFAAPATATITTLQKNAAAVYGGYAGYIPQAFPAAAIQVPIHDVYQTY, encoded by the exons ATGACCGCAGAGGATTCCACCGCAGCCATGAGCAGCGACTCGGGCGCTGCGTCCTCGGCGAAGGTGCCGGAGGGCGTGGCGGGCGCGCCCAACGAGGCGGCGCTGCTGGCACTGCTGGAGCGCACAGGCTACAGCATGGTGCAGGAGAACGGGCAGCGCAAATACGGCGGCCCGCCCCCCGGCTGGGAGGGCCCGCACCCACAGCGCGGCTGCGAGGTCTTTGTGGGCAAGATCCCGCGCGACGTGTACGAGGACGAGCTGGTGCCCGTGTTCGAGACCGTGGGCCGCATCTACGAGCTGCGCCTCATGATGGACTTCGACGGCAAGAACCGCGGCTATGCCTTCGTCATGTATTGCCACAAGAACGAGGCCAAGCGCGCTGTGCGCGAGCTCAACAACTACGAGATCCGCCCGGGACGCCTGCTTGGTGTGTGCTGCAGCGTGGACAACTGCCGCCTCTTCATCGGAGGCATCCCCAAGATGAAGAAGCGCGAGGAGATCCTGGAGGAAATCTCCAAGGTCACGGAGGGCGTGCTCGACGTGATCGTCTACGCCAGCGCGGCCGACAAGATGAAGAACCGCGGCTTTGCCTTCGTGGAGTATGAGAGCCACCGCGCCGCCGCCATGGCGCGCCGCAAGCTCATGCCTGGCCGCATCCAGTTGTGGGGCCACCAGATCGCCGTGGACTGGGCCGAGCCCGAGATCGACGTGGATGAGGATGTGATGGAGACCGTGAAGATCCTGTACGTGCGGAACCTCATGATCGAGACCACCGAGGACACCATCAAGAAGATCTTCGGCCAGTTCAACCCGGGCTGCGTGGAGCGTGTCAAGAAGATCCGCGACTACGCCTTCGTGCACTTTGCCAGCCGCGAGGACGCCGTGCATGCCATGAACAACCTCAATGGCACTGAGCTGGAGGGCTCATGCCTCGAGGTGACGCTGGCCAAGCCCGTGGACAAGGAGCAGTACTCCCGCTACCAGAAGGCGGCCAAGGGTGGCGGCACAGCCGAGGTGGCAACGGTGCAGCAGCCCAGCTACGTGTACTCTTGCGACCCCTACACGCTGGCTTACTACGGCTACCCCTACAACGCGCTCATCGGGCCCAACAGGGACTACTTCGTGAAAG TGGCCATCCCTGCCATTGGGGCCCAGTATTCCATGTTTCAGGCAGCGCCAGCTCCTAAAATGATAGAAGATGGCAAAATCCACGCAATGGAGCACATGATTAGCCCCATCGCTGTGCAGACAGACCCGGCCAgtgctgccgccgctgccgccgccgctgccgccgtcATTCCCACTGTGTCAACGCCACCACCTTTCCAG ggCCGCCCAATAACTCCAGTATACACGATGGCTCCAAACGTTCAGAGAATTCCCACTGCCGGGATCTACGGGGCCAGTTACGTTCCATTTGCTGCTCCGGCCACAGCCACGATCACCACACTACAGAAGAACGCGGCCGCCGTTTATGGAGGATACGCAGGCTATATACCTCAGGCCTTCCCTGCTGCTGCTATTCAGGTTCCCATTCATGACGTCTACCAGACATACTGA
- the RBM47 gene encoding RNA-binding protein 47 isoform X1, which yields MTAEDSTAAMSSDSGAASSAKVPEGVAGAPNEAALLALLERTGYSMVQENGQRKYGGPPPGWEGPHPQRGCEVFVGKIPRDVYEDELVPVFETVGRIYELRLMMDFDGKNRGYAFVMYCHKNEAKRAVRELNNYEIRPGRLLGVCCSVDNCRLFIGGIPKMKKREEILEEISKVTEGVLDVIVYASAADKMKNRGFAFVEYESHRAAAMARRKLMPGRIQLWGHQIAVDWAEPEIDVDEDVMETVKILYVRNLMIETTEDTIKKIFGQFNPGCVERVKKIRDYAFVHFASREDAVHAMNNLNGTELEGSCLEVTLAKPVDKEQYSRYQKAAKGGGTAEVATVQQPSYVYSCDPYTLAYYGYPYNALIGPNRDYFVKAGSIRGRGRGAAGNRAPGPRGSYLGGYSAGRGIYSRYHEGKGKQQEKGYELVPNLEISTVNPVAIKPGTVAIPAIGAQYSMFQAAPAPKMIEDGKIHAMEHMISPIAVQTDPASAAAAAAAAAAVIPTVSTPPPFQGRPITPVYTMAPNVQRIPTAGIYGASYVPFAAPATATITTLQKNAAAVYGGYAGYIPQAFPAAAIQVPIHDVYQTY from the exons ATGACCGCAGAGGATTCCACCGCAGCCATGAGCAGCGACTCGGGCGCTGCGTCCTCGGCGAAGGTGCCGGAGGGCGTGGCGGGCGCGCCCAACGAGGCGGCGCTGCTGGCACTGCTGGAGCGCACAGGCTACAGCATGGTGCAGGAGAACGGGCAGCGCAAATACGGCGGCCCGCCCCCCGGCTGGGAGGGCCCGCACCCACAGCGCGGCTGCGAGGTCTTTGTGGGCAAGATCCCGCGCGACGTGTACGAGGACGAGCTGGTGCCCGTGTTCGAGACCGTGGGCCGCATCTACGAGCTGCGCCTCATGATGGACTTCGACGGCAAGAACCGCGGCTATGCCTTCGTCATGTATTGCCACAAGAACGAGGCCAAGCGCGCTGTGCGCGAGCTCAACAACTACGAGATCCGCCCGGGACGCCTGCTTGGTGTGTGCTGCAGCGTGGACAACTGCCGCCTCTTCATCGGAGGCATCCCCAAGATGAAGAAGCGCGAGGAGATCCTGGAGGAAATCTCCAAGGTCACGGAGGGCGTGCTCGACGTGATCGTCTACGCCAGCGCGGCCGACAAGATGAAGAACCGCGGCTTTGCCTTCGTGGAGTATGAGAGCCACCGCGCCGCCGCCATGGCGCGCCGCAAGCTCATGCCTGGCCGCATCCAGTTGTGGGGCCACCAGATCGCCGTGGACTGGGCCGAGCCCGAGATCGACGTGGATGAGGATGTGATGGAGACCGTGAAGATCCTGTACGTGCGGAACCTCATGATCGAGACCACCGAGGACACCATCAAGAAGATCTTCGGCCAGTTCAACCCGGGCTGCGTGGAGCGTGTCAAGAAGATCCGCGACTACGCCTTCGTGCACTTTGCCAGCCGCGAGGACGCCGTGCATGCCATGAACAACCTCAATGGCACTGAGCTGGAGGGCTCATGCCTCGAGGTGACGCTGGCCAAGCCCGTGGACAAGGAGCAGTACTCCCGCTACCAGAAGGCGGCCAAGGGTGGCGGCACAGCCGAGGTGGCAACGGTGCAGCAGCCCAGCTACGTGTACTCTTGCGACCCCTACACGCTGGCTTACTACGGCTACCCCTACAACGCGCTCATCGGGCCCAACAGGGACTACTTCGTGAAAG CAGGCAGCATAAGAGGCCGGGGTCGAGGTGCAGCTGGCAACAGAGCCCCGGGGCCCAGGGGTTCCTACCTCGGGGGATATTCTGCTGGCCGTGGTATATATAGCCGATATcatgaagggaaaggaaagcagcaagaaaaaggataTGAACTTGTACCGAATTTGGAAATCTCTACTGTCAATCCAGTTGCCATTAAACCTGGTACAG TGGCCATCCCTGCCATTGGGGCCCAGTATTCCATGTTTCAGGCAGCGCCAGCTCCTAAAATGATAGAAGATGGCAAAATCCACGCAATGGAGCACATGATTAGCCCCATCGCTGTGCAGACAGACCCGGCCAgtgctgccgccgctgccgccgccgctgccgccgtcATTCCCACTGTGTCAACGCCACCACCTTTCCAG ggCCGCCCAATAACTCCAGTATACACGATGGCTCCAAACGTTCAGAGAATTCCCACTGCCGGGATCTACGGGGCCAGTTACGTTCCATTTGCTGCTCCGGCCACAGCCACGATCACCACACTACAGAAGAACGCGGCCGCCGTTTATGGAGGATACGCAGGCTATATACCTCAGGCCTTCCCTGCTGCTGCTATTCAGGTTCCCATTCATGACGTCTACCAGACATACTGA